The following nucleotide sequence is from Thermostaphylospora chromogena.
CTCAAGGCCCAGCTCACCCGCGAGGGCATCGCCTACCGAGAGATCGACGTGGAGCGGGACCCGGACGCCGCCGAGTTCGTGAAGAGCGTCAACAACGGCAACCAGACGGTCCCCACCGTCGTCTTCCCCGACGGCACCGCGGTCACCAACCCGCCCGTGACGGAGGTCAAGGCCCGGCTCGCCGCCCTCGCCGGGCCGTCCGAGCGGTCCGGTCTCGCCGGAGCCTGACCGGACCGCCCTCGCGAGCCGAACCGGTCGGCGACGTCAGTCTCCGGGGAGAAACC
It contains:
- a CDS encoding mycoredoxin → MTLTIYTTSWCGPCKRLKAQLTREGIAYREIDVERDPDAAEFVKSVNNGNQTVPTVVFPDGTAVTNPPVTEVKARLAALAGPSERSGLAGA